From Frateuria aurantia DSM 6220, one genomic window encodes:
- a CDS encoding serine hydrolase produces MKTRLAFGLVMALSGACSIIGGPARAADLSAGAAAVQPESPAGLMQLPAVIERVRKQFQVPGLAVAIVKDGKLVLARGYGVRRLGQPATVDGQTLFAIASNTKAFTATALQMLAEQGKLDMDGRVTDYLPGFQMSDPYVTHEMRIRDLLAHRSGLSLGAGDLLYWPPTRYSAQEVVEHLRDVPLTSGFRSHYAYDNILFDVATLVIEKVSGMSYADFVRQKILLPAGMNQTLVHDHTLPAGLDVATGHALANFSQLQTVPEMTWANNLGAGSLYSNADDMARWMNILLAGGALPSGRHLFSTASRDQMWTMLTPIPVPPASVSQLEAARPNYLGYGEGFFLSDYQGQRLVWHTGGWPGMVSRITLVPGLDLGVAVLTNQESGAAFNAVTMTILDAYMGRSGIDWTAAYAAAADKAAGTADSEVARHQAARSRQAPPSLPLEGYVGTYHDRWYGDVVIRRIKGQLRLSFSKTPLLVGTLEPWQHDSFVVHWDDRSLNADAFVDFSLDEDGKVISARMHPVSARTDFSFDFQDLRLQRQPAVAH; encoded by the coding sequence ATGAAGACGCGGCTGGCCTTTGGCCTTGTGATGGCATTGAGTGGTGCCTGTTCGATCATTGGCGGTCCGGCACGGGCGGCGGACTTGTCCGCAGGCGCTGCAGCCGTGCAGCCGGAATCACCTGCAGGACTGATGCAGTTGCCCGCGGTCATCGAGCGGGTCCGCAAGCAGTTCCAGGTTCCTGGGCTTGCGGTGGCCATCGTCAAGGACGGCAAGCTGGTGCTGGCCCGCGGCTATGGTGTGCGGCGGCTGGGTCAGCCTGCCACAGTGGATGGCCAGACCCTGTTCGCGATCGCTTCCAATACCAAGGCCTTTACCGCCACCGCGCTGCAGATGCTGGCCGAGCAGGGCAAGCTGGACATGGACGGTCGGGTCACCGACTACCTGCCGGGCTTCCAGATGTCCGATCCCTACGTGACCCACGAGATGCGGATCCGTGATCTGCTGGCCCATCGCAGCGGTTTGAGTCTGGGGGCCGGCGACCTGCTGTACTGGCCGCCGACCCGCTACAGCGCGCAGGAGGTGGTCGAGCACCTGCGCGATGTACCCCTGACGTCCGGTTTCCGCAGTCACTACGCCTACGACAACATCCTGTTTGATGTGGCGACACTGGTCATCGAAAAGGTATCCGGCATGTCTTATGCCGATTTTGTCCGGCAGAAGATCCTGTTGCCCGCCGGCATGAACCAGACGCTGGTGCATGACCACACGCTTCCTGCCGGCCTTGATGTCGCCACCGGTCATGCGCTGGCCAATTTCAGCCAGTTGCAGACGGTGCCGGAAATGACCTGGGCCAACAACCTCGGGGCGGGCAGCCTGTACTCCAATGCCGACGACATGGCGCGCTGGATGAATATCCTGCTGGCAGGCGGTGCCTTGCCGTCCGGGCGGCATCTGTTCAGCACGGCCAGTCGCGACCAGATGTGGACGATGCTGACGCCGATCCCGGTACCGCCGGCTTCCGTGTCGCAGCTGGAGGCGGCTAGGCCGAACTACCTTGGCTATGGCGAAGGTTTCTTCCTGTCCGATTACCAGGGCCAGCGCCTGGTCTGGCATACCGGCGGCTGGCCCGGCATGGTCTCGCGGATCACCCTGGTGCCGGGTCTGGACCTCGGTGTGGCCGTGCTGACCAACCAGGAATCCGGTGCGGCCTTCAATGCGGTCACCATGACCATTCTCGATGCCTATATGGGTCGCTCCGGCATCGACTGGACGGCGGCCTATGCGGCAGCGGCCGACAAGGCCGCCGGCACGGCTGACAGTGAGGTCGCCCGTCATCAGGCGGCCCGGTCGCGGCAGGCGCCGCCGTCGCTGCCCCTGGAGGGCTACGTGGGGACCTATCACGATCGCTGGTACGGTGATGTGGTGATCCGGCGGATCAAGGGGCAGCTGCGGCTGAGCTTCAGCAAGACGCCCTTGCTGGTCGGCACACTCGAGCCCTGGCAGCACGACAGCTTCGTGGTGCACTGGGACGATCGGAGCCTGAATGCCGATGCCTTCGTGGACTTCAGTCTGGACGAGGACGGCAAGGTGATTTCGGCGCGGATGCATCCGGTATCGGCCCGCACCGACTTCAGTTTCGACTTCCAGGATCTGCGGCTGCAGCGTCAGCCAGCAGTTGCTCACTGA
- a CDS encoding alpha/beta hydrolase, translating into MALRTDFGRAIAALLLTCGLAGCGAEPEALPTGTSLFRVHMETAGTGPASGRLLVFAESVQVAEAEQSGGAPVTAVDVNPLAASKVTVAARNVAWLGQHRSVVIDGDDLAFPSRYSNLPQGDYYVQAVLDVNRDYNYRGRSAGDLLSKVVRIHLPMQHPEDLVLDHVVPAKDPWHPGTVSPDIQAALDAARPHTHLVDFQSPLLTGFWGRRIDMRGWVLTPPGYEDGHQSYPTVYYTQGFGGDNAHAVPVLARIYAAMRDGSMPPMIWVALDESSPTGTHEFADSVNNGPWGQALTTELIPSLERDYRMDARASGRFLNGHSSGGWATLWLQTRYPQIFGGTWSTSPDPSDFHDFTGPDLYAPHANVYVRTDGSAWPLVRDHGQVQATFEQFAKLEQVLGPYGGQMASFEWVFSPRGANGRPMPMFNRYTGAVDPAVIRYWRDHYDIAWRLAHEWPALKPDLDGKIHLYVGTADTFYLDGAAHRLKHVLDGLGARSDIRFLPGRSHFDLYVQGDDRQALLKQISWDMYAIARPAASRRTSGP; encoded by the coding sequence ATGGCTTTGAGGACTGATTTCGGTCGTGCGATCGCCGCTCTGCTGCTGACCTGCGGGTTGGCGGGTTGCGGCGCCGAGCCGGAAGCTCTGCCTACGGGCACGAGCCTGTTCCGGGTACATATGGAGACCGCCGGCACGGGACCGGCTTCCGGCCGTCTGCTGGTGTTTGCCGAGAGTGTGCAGGTCGCCGAAGCGGAGCAGAGCGGCGGCGCTCCGGTGACAGCCGTGGATGTGAATCCCCTGGCCGCGAGCAAGGTTACTGTGGCGGCCCGCAATGTGGCCTGGCTGGGCCAGCACCGCAGTGTCGTGATCGATGGCGACGATCTGGCGTTTCCCAGTCGTTATTCCAACCTGCCGCAAGGCGATTACTACGTGCAGGCCGTGCTGGATGTGAACCGCGACTACAATTATCGCGGACGCAGCGCGGGTGATCTGCTGAGCAAAGTAGTCAGGATCCATTTGCCGATGCAGCATCCGGAGGATCTGGTGCTGGATCATGTCGTACCCGCCAAGGATCCCTGGCATCCGGGTACAGTCTCGCCGGACATTCAGGCGGCGCTGGATGCGGCCCGGCCTCACACCCATCTGGTCGATTTCCAGAGCCCTCTGTTGACCGGTTTCTGGGGCCGGCGGATCGACATGCGCGGCTGGGTGCTGACGCCGCCCGGCTACGAGGATGGCCATCAGTCCTATCCCACGGTGTATTACACCCAAGGCTTCGGCGGCGACAACGCGCATGCGGTGCCGGTACTCGCCAGGATCTATGCGGCGATGCGCGACGGTTCGATGCCGCCGATGATCTGGGTGGCGCTGGATGAATCCAGTCCGACCGGCACCCACGAGTTTGCCGATTCGGTCAACAACGGGCCCTGGGGGCAGGCCTTGACCACGGAGCTGATACCCTCGCTGGAGCGGGATTACCGGATGGATGCCCGTGCCAGCGGGCGGTTCCTCAACGGTCACTCGTCCGGCGGCTGGGCCACCCTGTGGTTGCAGACGCGTTACCCGCAGATTTTCGGGGGCACCTGGTCGACCTCGCCCGACCCCAGTGATTTCCATGATTTCACCGGACCGGATCTGTACGCACCCCATGCCAATGTCTATGTCCGCACCGATGGCAGTGCCTGGCCGCTGGTGCGCGATCATGGCCAGGTGCAGGCCACCTTTGAACAATTTGCGAAGCTGGAGCAGGTGCTGGGTCCATATGGCGGACAGATGGCTTCCTTCGAGTGGGTGTTCTCGCCACGTGGCGCGAATGGCCGGCCGATGCCGATGTTCAACCGCTATACCGGCGCCGTGGATCCGGCAGTGATCCGCTACTGGCGGGATCACTACGATATCGCCTGGCGTCTGGCGCATGAATGGCCGGCCCTGAAGCCTGACCTGGATGGCAAGATCCATCTTTATGTCGGTACGGCCGATACCTTTTACCTCGACGGTGCCGCACATCGACTGAAACACGTGCTGGATGGTCTGGGGGCGCGCAGCGATATCCGCTTTCTGCCGGGACGCAGTCATTTCGATCTGTATGTGCAGGGAGATGACAGGCAGGCGCTGCTGAAGCAGATCAGCTGGGACATGTATGCCATCGCGCGTCCTGCCGCCTCGCGCCGCACCTCAGGGCCCTGA
- a CDS encoding Fe2+-dependent dioxygenase: MQLHIPQVLTADQLGHFQTRLDQADWQDGRITAGYQSAQAKQNRQLRESDPLAIELGGIVEAAVLGHPTFFSAALPRHIYPPLFNRYGIGEQFDYHVDNAVRYDRRRQPPLPVRTDLSCTLFLSEPDSYDGGGLVIRDRYGTHTVKLPAGDLLLYPATSLHKVEPVTRGARTACFFWLQSMVRQDSQRELLFELDVNIQTLTAQDHADPAVLLNLTGIYHNLLRQWVGE, translated from the coding sequence ATGCAGTTGCACATCCCCCAGGTCCTGACAGCCGATCAGCTCGGGCACTTCCAGACCAGACTCGACCAGGCGGACTGGCAGGACGGCCGCATCACCGCCGGTTACCAGTCCGCCCAGGCCAAGCAGAACCGGCAATTGCGTGAAAGCGATCCACTGGCCATCGAACTGGGGGGCATCGTCGAAGCCGCCGTGCTCGGACACCCCACCTTCTTCTCGGCGGCCCTGCCGCGACACATCTATCCCCCGCTGTTCAACCGCTACGGTATCGGCGAACAATTCGATTATCACGTCGACAATGCCGTGCGCTACGATCGCCGCCGTCAACCGCCACTGCCGGTACGCACCGATCTCTCGTGCACACTGTTTCTCAGCGAACCGGACAGCTACGACGGCGGCGGCCTGGTGATCCGCGATCGCTACGGCACCCATACGGTCAAACTGCCGGCCGGCGACCTGCTGCTGTATCCCGCCACAAGCCTGCACAAGGTCGAACCGGTCACCCGCGGCGCGCGGACCGCCTGTTTTTTCTGGCTGCAGAGCATGGTACGCCAGGACAGTCAGCGCGAGCTGCTGTTCGAGCTCGATGTGAATATCCAGACCCTGACCGCGCAAGACCATGCCGATCCGGCCGTGCTGCTGAATCTGACCGGGATCTATCACAATCTGCTGCGACAGTGGGTCGGCGAATGA
- a CDS encoding tetratricopeptide repeat protein translates to MAEAAEKAPNIGAPDFDPRHVESLLSTSPTAAAAYLQAHAKRGEPAAQTLLAQLCLDGHGLPRSAEEARYWFARAAHEGQPMAMNMLGRCHENGWGGPVDNLLAAIWFKRAAEAGLDWGLYNYAHCLAHGRGVPRDPPAALATFARAVELGHGRAMHFLGQYYEHGWVVPMDRARAFDLYRRAAATGDYRGLASWASVLVEQGRPEDALPLLQKALDQAPKAYRAELLRQLQGSGEPRLQALARQTVSGMENPARS, encoded by the coding sequence ATGGCCGAAGCCGCCGAGAAGGCGCCGAATATCGGCGCCCCCGACTTTGATCCTCGCCATGTCGAGTCGCTGCTGAGCACCTCACCGACCGCCGCCGCGGCCTATCTTCAGGCACATGCCAAACGAGGCGAGCCGGCCGCCCAGACCTTGCTGGCCCAGCTCTGTCTGGATGGTCATGGCCTGCCACGCTCCGCGGAGGAAGCCCGCTACTGGTTTGCCCGCGCTGCCCATGAGGGTCAGCCCATGGCCATGAACATGCTCGGCCGCTGCCATGAGAACGGCTGGGGCGGTCCCGTGGACAATCTGCTGGCCGCGATCTGGTTCAAGCGTGCGGCCGAAGCCGGGCTGGACTGGGGTCTTTACAACTATGCGCACTGCCTGGCCCATGGTCGTGGCGTGCCGCGCGATCCGCCGGCAGCATTGGCCACCTTCGCCCGCGCCGTCGAACTGGGTCATGGCCGGGCCATGCATTTCCTGGGGCAATATTACGAGCACGGCTGGGTGGTCCCGATGGACCGCGCCCGCGCTTTCGACCTGTATCGTCGGGCGGCCGCTACCGGTGATTACCGGGGACTCGCCAGCTGGGCCTCGGTACTGGTCGAACAAGGCCGACCCGAGGATGCCCTGCCCTTGCTGCAAAAAGCCCTGGATCAGGCGCCCAAGGCCTATCGCGCCGAATTGCTGCGCCAGCTGCAAGGCTCGGGCGAACCTCGATTGCAGGCCCTGGCCCGGCAGACAGTGTCCGGCATGGAGAATCCTGCCCGGTCCTGA
- a CDS encoding RnfABCDGE type electron transport complex subunit B yields MPISSHVPSVSQIDALLPQTQCGQCGFKGCRPYAEALAEGRTAINRCPPGGTEGIARLAELLDQPPLPLDPACGHEHPRQLARIVEADCIGCTKCIQACPVDAILGTAKAMHTVISDLCTGCELCVPACPVDCISLEAMPAAQLDQAHADQARHRFQRLQQRQAAEAARREQELQARKNEVASAGLSPVQAALARRKAREQGSSSA; encoded by the coding sequence ATGCCCATATCCAGTCACGTGCCCAGCGTCAGCCAGATCGATGCCTTGCTGCCCCAGACCCAGTGCGGTCAGTGCGGCTTCAAAGGCTGCCGCCCCTATGCCGAAGCTCTTGCCGAAGGCCGCACCGCCATCAACCGCTGTCCGCCGGGTGGCACCGAAGGCATCGCCCGCCTGGCCGAGCTGCTGGACCAGCCACCGCTGCCGCTGGACCCTGCCTGCGGTCATGAGCACCCGCGCCAGCTGGCGCGCATCGTGGAGGCCGACTGCATCGGCTGCACCAAATGCATCCAGGCCTGCCCGGTCGATGCCATCCTGGGCACCGCCAAGGCCATGCACACTGTCATCAGCGATCTCTGCACCGGCTGCGAGCTGTGCGTTCCAGCCTGCCCGGTGGACTGCATCAGCCTGGAAGCCATGCCGGCCGCCCAGCTCGACCAGGCCCACGCCGATCAGGCACGACACCGGTTTCAGCGTCTGCAGCAGCGCCAGGCCGCCGAAGCCGCCCGCCGTGAACAAGAACTGCAGGCCCGCAAGAACGAGGTCGCCAGCGCCGGACTCAGTCCGGTGCAAGCCGCGCTGGCCCGCCGCAAGGCCCGTGAACAAGGTTCCTCCTCCGCATGA
- a CDS encoding MarC family NAAT transporter, translating into MMAFLSMVGVGLIGLLPLANPLTSVIVLLGIGSHLEPAERNRQVLQASVYVFLILLISFYAGQAILNLFAISLPGLRIAGGLIVGHIGFQMLFPKDALDSGTPRQGGSQSIAFVPLAMPTTAGPGTIAFIISASATVPAHVPTWMFQSAAVTSFALTGLICWLVLRAANPIMRMLGHSGIDAISRLMGFILVCMGVQFVINGIEQVYHGLQG; encoded by the coding sequence ATGATGGCATTCCTGTCCATGGTCGGTGTCGGCCTGATCGGTCTCCTTCCCCTGGCCAATCCCCTGACCAGCGTCATCGTGCTGCTGGGCATCGGCTCCCATCTCGAGCCGGCCGAACGCAACCGGCAGGTACTGCAGGCCTCGGTCTACGTATTCCTGATCCTGCTGATCTCGTTCTATGCCGGCCAGGCCATCCTCAACCTGTTCGCGATATCCCTGCCCGGACTGCGCATCGCCGGCGGCCTGATCGTCGGCCATATCGGCTTCCAGATGCTGTTTCCCAAGGACGCTCTGGACAGCGGCACGCCCCGTCAAGGTGGCAGCCAGAGCATCGCCTTCGTGCCGCTGGCAATGCCGACCACGGCCGGCCCCGGCACCATCGCCTTTATCATCAGTGCCTCCGCCACCGTGCCCGCGCATGTCCCCACCTGGATGTTCCAGAGTGCTGCGGTGACCTCGTTCGCACTGACCGGACTGATCTGCTGGCTGGTGCTGCGGGCGGCGAACCCCATCATGCGCATGCTTGGCCACAGCGGTATCGATGCCATTTCGCGCCTGATGGGCTTTATCCTGGTATGCATGGGCGTGCAGTTCGTGATCAACGGCATCGAACAGGTCTATCACGGCCTGCAAGGCTGA
- a CDS encoding IMPACT family protein: protein MSVRLQLLEACEFSQEIKKSRFLALARPVQQPDAALAIIKSLHHADARHHCWAWRMGEDYRFSDDGEPGGTAGRPILQAIDGRQADQLVVVVIRWFGGIKLGTGGLVRAYGGTAAECLREARYEPIRASSAWQVDCELRDLALLKARLLPLEARLGKEHFSHHGTAQLHFLAPDEQLPAIRECVAAITRRTDALQQSGEAP from the coding sequence ATGTCCGTCCGCCTACAACTGCTCGAAGCCTGCGAATTCAGTCAGGAGATCAAGAAAAGCCGCTTTCTGGCCCTGGCCCGCCCGGTACAGCAGCCAGATGCCGCACTGGCCATCATCAAGAGCCTGCACCATGCAGATGCACGACATCACTGCTGGGCCTGGCGCATGGGCGAAGACTACCGCTTCAGCGATGACGGCGAGCCGGGTGGTACCGCCGGGCGCCCCATCCTGCAAGCCATCGACGGCCGCCAGGCCGATCAGCTGGTCGTGGTGGTGATCCGCTGGTTCGGCGGCATCAAACTGGGGACCGGCGGCCTGGTCCGCGCCTATGGCGGTACCGCAGCCGAATGTCTGCGCGAAGCGCGCTATGAACCGATCCGCGCCAGCAGCGCCTGGCAGGTCGATTGCGAGCTGCGCGATCTGGCCCTGCTCAAGGCCAGGCTGCTGCCTCTGGAGGCACGCCTGGGCAAGGAGCACTTCAGCCACCACGGAACCGCCCAGCTGCACTTTCTGGCACCCGATGAACAGCTGCCGGCCATCCGCGAATGCGTGGCCGCCATTACCCGTCGCACCGATGCCTTGCAGCAGTCTGGCGAAGCCCCCTGA
- the nth gene encoding endonuclease III has translation MKRQDVIELFSRLRELDPHPTTELEYGTPFQLLVAVTLSAQSTDVGVNKVTRRLFPVAPTPQAMAALGEDGIRPYIASLGLFNGKARNVAALSQIIVEQHDGEVPADRKALEALPGVGRKTANVVLNTAFGVPAIAVDTHIFRISNRTGLAPGKDVNAVEAKLEKVVPAEFKQDAHHWLILHGRYVCKARKPDCPQCVISDLCRCKSKTPAAH, from the coding sequence ATGAAGCGTCAAGACGTCATCGAACTGTTCAGCCGCCTGCGGGAACTGGACCCGCACCCCACCACCGAACTGGAGTACGGCACGCCCTTCCAGTTGCTGGTCGCGGTCACGCTCTCTGCCCAGTCCACCGATGTCGGCGTCAACAAGGTCACTCGCCGGCTGTTTCCCGTCGCGCCCACCCCGCAGGCCATGGCCGCTCTGGGCGAAGACGGCATCAGACCCTATATCGCCAGCCTGGGCCTTTTCAATGGCAAGGCCCGCAACGTCGCCGCCCTGAGCCAGATCATCGTCGAGCAGCACGACGGCGAAGTACCCGCAGATCGCAAGGCCCTGGAAGCCTTGCCCGGTGTGGGCCGCAAAACGGCCAACGTGGTCCTCAATACGGCCTTCGGGGTGCCTGCCATTGCCGTGGACACCCATATCTTCCGGATCTCCAACCGGACCGGACTGGCACCGGGCAAGGACGTCAATGCGGTCGAGGCCAAGCTTGAAAAAGTGGTGCCCGCCGAGTTCAAGCAGGATGCCCACCACTGGCTGATCCTGCACGGCCGCTATGTCTGCAAGGCCCGCAAGCCGGACTGCCCGCAATGCGTGATCAGCGACCTCTGCCGCTGCAAAAGCAAGACGCCGGCTGCGCACTGA
- the metG gene encoding methionine--tRNA ligase translates to MSRRILVTNALPYANGPLHLGHMLGYMQADMWVRAQRLCGHDVTYVAADDAHGTPIMLAAEKAGLSPEDFIAGVLASHEADFADFSFSYDHYHSTHTPENQVLASTIYLRLKQAGYIATRSIQQLFDPERQMFLPDRYIKGTCPKCGTPDQYGDNCEHCGATYAPTDLINPYSVVSGATPVLRESEHYFFELSKFHDLLDDWFGGKLTGGPVANSGVIAKLREWLDLGLKDWDISRDAPYFGFPIPEAPGKFFYVWLDAPIGYLASFLALCRQRGMNFDDYMDAGSDTELHHFIGKDIINFHGLFWPATLHGACMRVPTALHVNGYLTVNGAKMSKSRGTFIQARTYLQSGLHPEVLRYYFATMLSDTPVDVDLDLKAFEERVNSHLVGKWANIASRTAGFVHTHFQGRLADRLAAPEAALWQQLLAQYGDIGQLYRDDQFAEVTRRFIAIADLVNAYIAEQMPWKQAKDPDQREALHQTCTFALSAFHLLSALLKPILPKTVALAEQFLDRSITHFDDVLQPLLGHTVQAFQPLLGRIDPKQIEAMVEASRSSIGSAPDEPAPAAKATGTISTSSSTKKTVTVNASTSPETPTAPETPIIGIDDFAKLDLRIGKVLVCELVEGSDKLLRFELDAGPLGKRQIFSGIRAAYPQPERLVGRSVVFVANLAPRKMRFGISEGMILSAGDGGSDLFLLDADNGAAAGATVR, encoded by the coding sequence ATGTCTCGCCGAATTCTCGTCACCAATGCCCTGCCCTATGCCAATGGCCCGCTGCACCTCGGCCACATGCTGGGTTACATGCAGGCGGACATGTGGGTACGGGCGCAACGGCTTTGCGGCCATGACGTGACCTATGTGGCGGCCGACGACGCCCATGGCACGCCGATCATGCTGGCGGCGGAAAAGGCCGGACTCAGCCCCGAAGACTTCATTGCCGGCGTGCTGGCCAGTCACGAGGCCGATTTCGCCGATTTCAGCTTCAGCTACGATCATTACCACAGCACGCACACGCCGGAAAACCAGGTGCTGGCCAGCACCATCTATCTGCGTCTGAAGCAGGCCGGCTATATCGCGACGCGGTCGATCCAGCAGCTGTTCGATCCGGAACGGCAGATGTTCCTGCCCGACCGCTACATCAAGGGCACCTGCCCCAAATGCGGCACGCCGGACCAGTACGGCGACAACTGCGAGCACTGCGGCGCGACCTACGCCCCCACCGACCTGATCAACCCTTACTCGGTAGTGTCCGGCGCCACTCCGGTACTGCGCGAATCCGAGCATTATTTCTTCGAACTGTCGAAATTCCATGACCTGCTGGACGACTGGTTCGGCGGCAAGCTGACCGGTGGCCCGGTCGCCAACAGCGGCGTCATCGCCAAGCTGCGCGAATGGCTGGATCTGGGCCTGAAGGACTGGGACATTTCCCGCGACGCCCCCTACTTCGGCTTTCCGATACCCGAGGCGCCGGGCAAGTTCTTCTATGTCTGGCTGGATGCCCCCATCGGCTATCTGGCCAGCTTCCTTGCGCTGTGCCGCCAGCGCGGCATGAACTTCGACGATTACATGGATGCCGGCAGCGATACCGAGCTGCACCATTTCATCGGCAAGGACATCATCAATTTCCATGGCCTGTTCTGGCCGGCCACCCTGCACGGCGCCTGCATGCGCGTGCCCACGGCCTTGCATGTCAACGGCTATCTGACTGTCAACGGCGCCAAGATGTCGAAGTCGCGCGGCACTTTTATCCAGGCCCGGACCTATCTGCAATCAGGTCTGCATCCGGAAGTGCTGCGCTACTACTTCGCTACCATGCTCAGCGATACGCCGGTCGATGTCGACCTGGATCTGAAAGCCTTCGAGGAACGGGTCAACTCCCATCTGGTCGGCAAGTGGGCCAATATCGCCAGCCGTACCGCGGGCTTTGTGCACACCCATTTCCAGGGGCGGCTGGCCGATCGGCTGGCGGCCCCCGAGGCCGCGCTGTGGCAGCAACTGCTGGCCCAATACGGCGACATCGGGCAGTTGTACCGCGACGACCAGTTCGCCGAGGTCACCCGCCGCTTCATCGCCATCGCCGATCTGGTCAACGCCTATATCGCCGAGCAGATGCCCTGGAAGCAGGCCAAGGATCCGGATCAGCGCGAAGCGCTGCACCAGACCTGCACCTTCGCGCTGTCGGCCTTCCATCTGCTGAGCGCTCTGCTGAAGCCGATCCTGCCGAAGACCGTCGCCCTGGCCGAGCAGTTTCTGGACCGATCGATCACCCATTTCGACGATGTTCTCCAGCCGCTGCTGGGGCACACCGTGCAAGCCTTCCAGCCCCTGCTGGGACGGATTGATCCAAAACAGATCGAAGCCATGGTCGAAGCCTCCAGGAGCTCGATCGGCTCCGCGCCGGACGAACCGGCCCCGGCCGCCAAGGCGACCGGCACCATATCTACATCCTCATCCACCAAGAAGACTGTCACCGTGAACGCAAGCACCAGCCCCGAAACCCCGACCGCCCCCGAAACCCCGATCATCGGCATCGACGACTTCGCCAAGCTGGACCTGCGGATCGGAAAGGTCCTGGTCTGCGAGCTGGTGGAAGGCTCGGACAAGCTGCTGCGCTTCGAACTTGATGCCGGCCCGCTGGGCAAGCGCCAGATCTTCTCCGGCATCCGCGCCGCTTATCCGCAGCCGGAACGTCTGGTCGGCCGCTCGGTGGTCTTCGTGGCCAATCTGGCGCCCCGCAAGATGCGCTTCGGCATCTCCGAAGGCATGATCCTGTCGGCCGGTGACGGCGGCAGCGACCTGTTCCTGCTCGACGCCGACAACGGCGCCGCGGCCGGGGCCACCGTCCGCTGA